In a single window of the uncultured Dysgonomonas sp. genome:
- a CDS encoding TIM-barrel domain-containing protein, producing the protein MKKNCILLILSIIAGQLFAQTYQKTDKGIKTNVQSMDVEIQFYSPGIVRVIKSPESKNFKKESLSVIKTPQTTALDISQNGNTVSLNSDLMQVSINLNTGKVAYSDKSGNPLFTEKDYGTQFSNFNDAGNKTFSVRQAFLLDKGEAIYGLGQQQTDKLNQRGEKIFMRQRALYASIPFVQSVKGYGIFWDNYSPTTFNDNPQEMSFDSEVGECSDYYFMYGKSGDGVIAQMRDLTGQAPMYPLWTFGFWQSRERYKSQTETMEVVDKYRQLGIPLDGIIQDWQYWGPNTNWNSMNFDNPEFPDPQGMIDHVHKQNAHIMISVWASFGPDTKPFKVMKEKNMLFNFKTWPASSEDVWPPDPNKPSGVRVYDAYNPEARDIYWDYMNKGLFSKGIDAWWLDSTEPDHLDVKESDFDVPTHLGTFRSVRNAFPLESNKGVYEHQRATTSDKRVYLLTRCAFAGQQRYAANTWSGDVVAKWDVLKRQIPTGLNFSLSGIPYWNTDIGGFFIWEYDGEVSNKAYHELYTRWFQYGTFTPMQRSHGSGVKKEIYNFGKKGDWVYDSEEKYINLRYSLIPYLYSTAWDVTSNSGSFLRALFMDFNEDQKVHDISNQYMFGKSFLVTPVTDPMYVSAEEKDKWKNPVENFSKIKTQAVYLPQGADWFDFWTGEKLNGGQTINKEVPIDIIPLYIKAGSIIPWGPKVQYATEKKWDNLEIRIYTGADGEFVLYEDENDNYNYEKGIYSTIKFKWNDQNRTLSIENRNGEFPGMLKNRKFQIVLVDQLKGIGVENSLKIDKVVNYKGKEVSIKL; encoded by the coding sequence ATGAAAAAAAATTGTATATTACTTATTCTATCCATTATAGCCGGGCAATTATTTGCTCAAACATACCAAAAGACTGACAAGGGAATAAAAACAAATGTACAGTCGATGGATGTAGAAATACAATTCTACAGTCCGGGAATCGTACGCGTGATAAAATCGCCGGAAAGCAAAAACTTCAAAAAGGAAAGCCTTTCGGTGATAAAAACACCGCAAACGACCGCTTTAGATATCAGCCAAAATGGAAATACAGTATCCTTAAACAGTGATTTGATGCAAGTTAGCATCAACCTGAATACAGGAAAAGTAGCTTACTCCGACAAAAGCGGAAACCCTCTCTTTACAGAAAAAGACTATGGCACACAATTCTCCAACTTCAATGATGCCGGAAATAAAACTTTCAGTGTACGTCAGGCCTTTCTGCTCGATAAGGGAGAAGCCATTTACGGACTGGGCCAGCAACAAACCGATAAACTGAACCAGCGCGGAGAGAAAATATTTATGCGTCAACGCGCCTTATATGCAAGTATTCCTTTCGTTCAATCGGTGAAGGGATATGGTATATTCTGGGACAACTACTCTCCCACTACATTCAATGACAATCCGCAGGAGATGTCTTTCGACTCGGAAGTAGGCGAATGTTCCGACTATTATTTCATGTACGGCAAAAGCGGGGACGGAGTAATCGCCCAAATGCGCGACCTCACAGGTCAGGCTCCGATGTATCCGTTGTGGACATTCGGATTCTGGCAATCGAGAGAAAGATATAAGAGCCAAACAGAGACGATGGAAGTGGTAGACAAATACAGGCAACTGGGTATTCCACTCGATGGCATTATACAGGACTGGCAATACTGGGGGCCGAATACAAATTGGAATTCTATGAACTTTGACAATCCCGAATTTCCCGACCCGCAAGGCATGATCGACCATGTTCACAAACAAAACGCGCATATCATGATTTCCGTTTGGGCTTCATTCGGCCCCGATACGAAGCCATTCAAGGTGATGAAGGAAAAAAACATGTTGTTCAATTTCAAAACATGGCCTGCTTCCAGTGAAGATGTATGGCCGCCCGATCCTAACAAGCCTTCCGGTGTAAGAGTATATGACGCTTATAATCCTGAAGCGCGCGACATCTATTGGGATTACATGAATAAAGGACTGTTTTCGAAGGGTATAGATGCATGGTGGCTCGACTCTACCGAACCCGACCATCTGGATGTTAAAGAATCAGACTTCGATGTGCCTACCCATCTCGGCACTTTCCGCAGCGTGCGCAATGCATTCCCGTTAGAATCAAACAAAGGCGTGTACGAACATCAGAGGGCTACCACATCAGACAAACGTGTCTATTTGCTCACTCGATGCGCTTTCGCCGGACAGCAACGATATGCGGCTAACACATGGTCGGGAGATGTTGTAGCAAAATGGGACGTTCTGAAAAGACAAATACCTACAGGACTCAATTTCTCTCTTAGCGGCATCCCGTATTGGAATACCGACATAGGCGGTTTCTTCATTTGGGAATACGACGGGGAAGTAAGCAACAAAGCGTATCACGAACTATATACACGCTGGTTTCAGTATGGTACATTCACGCCGATGCAACGTTCGCACGGTAGCGGTGTCAAAAAAGAGATTTACAACTTTGGAAAAAAAGGTGACTGGGTATATGACTCGGAAGAAAAGTATATCAACCTGCGCTATAGCTTGATTCCTTACTTGTATTCTACGGCCTGGGATGTAACCAGCAATTCGGGTTCGTTCCTGCGCGCCTTGTTTATGGACTTCAATGAAGACCAGAAAGTGCATGACATCAGCAATCAGTATATGTTCGGGAAATCGTTCCTCGTTACGCCTGTTACCGACCCGATGTATGTTTCGGCAGAAGAAAAAGATAAATGGAAGAATCCTGTTGAGAATTTCAGCAAAATAAAGACGCAGGCTGTCTATTTACCTCAGGGTGCGGACTGGTTCGATTTCTGGACAGGCGAAAAATTAAACGGAGGGCAAACAATCAATAAAGAAGTACCAATAGATATAATACCTTTGTATATAAAAGCCGGATCGATTATTCCTTGGGGGCCGAAAGTACAATATGCCACCGAAAAGAAATGGGATAATCTCGAAATAAGGATTTATACAGGGGCAGACGGAGAGTTCGTTCTGTACGAAGACGAAAATGACAATTATAACTACGAAAAAGGAATCTACTCTACCATCAAATTCAAATGGAATGACCAGAACCGAACTCTTAGCATCGAAAACAGGAACGGAGAATTTCCCGGTATGCTGAAGAATCGCAAATTCCAGATTGTACTTGTCGACCAACTGAAAGGGATTGGAGTTGAAAACTCCCTGAAGATAGATAAAGTAGTTAACTATAAAGGAAAAGAAGTTTCAATAAAACTCTGA
- a CDS encoding RNA polymerase sigma-70 factor, giving the protein MLYKEKTDKHLAELLSKGDENAFCELYIRYKKRLFLFTLKFLKDSDLTEDTIQDIFTHLWESRLFIDSNYNFSSYLFTITKNRILNTLKRYNTEENVMNLIMSKSLLEQASTDNEIIDSEYKSLFKAAINRLPPARKKVFVLSRIEHMSHKEIAATLNISVYTVQEHISESLKCIKGYLSTHTDIHFCLPLFLFFLYQ; this is encoded by the coding sequence ATGCTTTATAAAGAAAAGACAGATAAACATCTTGCGGAATTACTTTCAAAAGGCGATGAAAATGCTTTTTGTGAATTGTATATACGTTATAAGAAACGTCTGTTCTTGTTCACTCTAAAGTTTTTAAAGGATAGCGATCTTACAGAGGATACTATACAAGATATATTTACTCATTTGTGGGAAAGTCGTCTTTTTATTGATTCCAATTATAATTTCTCTTCCTATCTTTTTACTATTACCAAAAACAGGATATTGAACACATTGAAAAGATATAATACAGAGGAAAATGTAATGAACCTTATTATGAGCAAAAGTCTGCTCGAACAAGCATCTACTGATAATGAAATTATAGATTCAGAATATAAAAGTCTTTTTAAAGCTGCAATAAATAGGTTACCTCCGGCCAGAAAAAAGGTATTTGTATTGAGCAGAATAGAACATATGTCGCATAAAGAGATTGCTGCGACACTGAATATTTCAGTTTATACAGTTCAGGAACATATTTCGGAATCGCTGAAGTGTATTAAAGGATACCTGTCGACACATACAGACATTCATTTCTGCCTTCCCTTATTCCTGTTTTTCCTCTACCAATAA
- a CDS encoding TonB-dependent receptor — protein MNLISKKQIIIVISAIMLFPLFSSPAYANNIIYEKYQDKRITLKHANTPIKSVFASITSQSGLKFIFEESVLEKVKNISIDIKNSTLNGVLDEISKQTGLVFRQSDNTIAVSMGTVQAQTAQVASRQSGKISGTILDISKEPLIGVSVTIKGTTKGTITDENGNFQLDVPENDILVFSYIGYETQEIAVRGKSVINLTLIENLNDLNEVVVIGYGTQRKGDITSSVASVKPENFTKGAVKDVGQLIQGKVAGLAISNPNGDPTGGTQIQLRGNNSIGGANTDPLILIDGIPGSLSTVAPEDVESVDVLKDGSAAAIYGTRGTNGVILITTKRAQGAQINTVEYNGYISTSKISNKLDMLSASEFRELYPTEDHGGNTNWLDEITRTPVSHVHNLSLQGGTATTNYIANINYSSREGIMKKSDSETFQGRIQISHRMFDDKLQLRFGILGKKNQFASTNNAGSWNGYTYRQATLHNPTDPVRNADGSWYENVNKFEYENPLARLYECYGNVKNTDIRFNGSIIYNPIKDLTLSAVMSYNRQNRNHGYSETRNHISALRDGLAGWSSVGAYTQMEKLVELTAQYNKQINVHKFSILGGYSYNETDFEDMYFSNYGFQDDYMGGWHNIGAGSALKDGLAGASSTKRTSNLIGFFGRATYSYMDKYLLMASLRYEGASQLWGTDNEWGAFPSVSLGWRITQEAFMKDQNIFDDLKLRVGYGVTGSQISAGFLGTAMVKYGGYAYVNGKWVSTVVPASNANPDLKWEEKKETNIGIDFTALKGRLSGAIDYYNREVDGLLYEYAVPTPPNLYPRTWANGGKLQNRGLELLLSGIPVTSKDFEWNTTVTFSTNSNKLKSLSGSVFKTEYDYFDTGSAEYSGQWTISHRVQVGEKIGNFYGFKVVDVDDEGKWIYLDRDGNRVPYDDFTHAPEDKHMIGNGVPTWYGGWNNSFRYKDFDLNITMRGAFGFQIINAARMNYENTKNSRMENRLKSVTDKVFGKTQLSTAVEPEFNSYYVEDGDYWKIDNITLGYTFNNVGKYIKSLRVYGSVLNALTITGYKGIDPELEINGLSPGYDSRDRYPTVRSFTLGVGVKF, from the coding sequence ATGAATTTAATTTCAAAAAAACAGATAATAATTGTAATATCAGCAATTATGCTGTTTCCGTTATTCTCTAGTCCAGCGTATGCGAATAATATTATTTATGAAAAATATCAGGATAAAAGAATCACATTGAAACACGCAAATACTCCTATCAAAAGTGTTTTTGCGTCGATTACAAGTCAATCCGGTTTAAAATTTATATTTGAAGAATCTGTACTGGAAAAAGTAAAAAATATATCCATAGATATCAAAAACAGTACACTGAATGGCGTTTTAGATGAAATATCGAAACAAACAGGATTGGTATTCAGACAAAGCGACAATACCATCGCCGTAAGTATGGGTACTGTACAGGCGCAAACTGCACAAGTAGCCAGCCGGCAATCAGGAAAAATATCAGGAACAATACTGGATATCAGTAAGGAGCCCCTTATCGGTGTATCAGTCACAATAAAAGGAACTACCAAAGGAACAATTACAGATGAGAATGGTAATTTCCAATTGGATGTACCTGAAAATGATATCCTTGTATTCTCATATATCGGTTATGAAACACAAGAAATTGCCGTAAGAGGTAAATCTGTGATCAATCTCACATTGATTGAAAATCTTAACGACCTCAACGAAGTTGTAGTTATCGGTTACGGTACACAGCGCAAAGGAGATATCACGAGTTCGGTAGCCAGTGTAAAACCTGAAAACTTTACAAAGGGTGCGGTAAAAGACGTAGGACAACTGATTCAGGGCAAGGTGGCCGGATTGGCCATTTCCAACCCGAATGGAGACCCTACAGGAGGTACACAGATACAATTGCGCGGCAACAATTCAATCGGTGGAGCAAATACCGATCCACTCATTCTGATCGATGGTATACCCGGAAGCCTTAGCACTGTTGCCCCGGAAGATGTTGAGTCGGTTGACGTACTGAAAGACGGATCGGCTGCCGCTATCTACGGTACACGAGGTACAAACGGAGTAATCCTGATAACAACCAAAAGAGCACAAGGCGCACAGATAAATACAGTAGAGTACAACGGTTATATCAGTACATCTAAGATATCCAATAAACTGGATATGCTTAGCGCGAGCGAATTCCGCGAATTATATCCTACTGAAGATCATGGAGGAAATACAAACTGGCTGGACGAAATCACACGCACTCCGGTAAGCCATGTTCATAACCTTTCTCTCCAGGGTGGAACTGCAACTACAAACTATATTGCGAATATAAACTATTCTTCACGAGAGGGGATTATGAAGAAGTCGGATTCTGAAACTTTTCAGGGGCGTATCCAGATTTCTCACCGTATGTTCGATGATAAATTGCAATTAAGATTCGGAATCCTGGGTAAGAAAAATCAATTTGCATCTACCAACAATGCAGGAAGCTGGAACGGCTATACATACCGTCAGGCAACACTGCACAACCCGACCGATCCCGTAAGGAATGCTGATGGAAGCTGGTATGAAAATGTAAATAAATTCGAATACGAAAATCCTTTAGCAAGACTGTATGAGTGCTATGGAAATGTAAAAAATACAGATATACGCTTCAATGGAAGCATTATATATAACCCTATCAAGGATTTGACTTTAAGCGCCGTTATGTCTTATAACCGCCAAAACAGGAATCATGGATATTCTGAGACCAGAAACCATATTTCAGCACTTCGTGATGGCCTTGCCGGATGGTCTTCGGTGGGAGCCTATACTCAAATGGAGAAATTAGTTGAGCTAACAGCTCAATATAATAAACAGATAAATGTTCACAAATTCAGCATATTAGGAGGTTATAGCTACAATGAGACTGACTTTGAGGACATGTATTTTTCCAACTACGGATTTCAGGACGACTATATGGGCGGATGGCACAATATAGGTGCCGGATCAGCACTTAAAGACGGGTTAGCAGGCGCATCATCTACAAAAAGAACCTCCAATCTCATCGGTTTCTTTGGTCGCGCTACTTATTCTTACATGGACAAATATCTACTTATGGCAAGTTTGCGCTACGAAGGAGCAAGCCAGCTATGGGGAACGGATAATGAATGGGGAGCTTTCCCTTCCGTATCTTTAGGATGGAGAATCACACAAGAAGCCTTTATGAAAGATCAGAATATATTTGATGATTTAAAACTTCGTGTAGGATATGGTGTTACAGGCTCTCAAATTAGTGCCGGATTCTTAGGAACAGCAATGGTTAAATACGGTGGCTATGCGTATGTGAACGGAAAATGGGTAAGTACAGTTGTTCCGGCATCAAATGCCAATCCTGACCTGAAATGGGAAGAAAAGAAAGAAACCAATATCGGTATTGACTTCACCGCCCTCAAAGGACGTCTGTCTGGAGCAATCGATTATTATAACCGCGAAGTGGATGGTTTATTGTACGAATATGCTGTGCCTACTCCTCCCAACTTATACCCAAGAACCTGGGCAAACGGAGGTAAACTGCAAAATAGGGGACTGGAACTTCTTTTATCGGGAATCCCTGTTACGAGCAAAGACTTTGAATGGAATACAACAGTAACCTTTTCCACCAACTCTAATAAGTTGAAAAGCCTTTCAGGAAGCGTATTCAAAACAGAATATGATTATTTTGATACCGGTTCTGCCGAATATTCAGGCCAATGGACTATATCGCACAGAGTACAGGTAGGAGAAAAAATAGGCAATTTCTACGGCTTCAAAGTGGTGGATGTGGACGATGAAGGTAAATGGATTTATCTGGATAGAGACGGCAACAGAGTGCCTTACGATGATTTTACACATGCTCCGGAAGATAAGCATATGATAGGAAATGGTGTTCCAACATGGTATGGCGGATGGAATAATAGTTTCCGTTACAAAGATTTCGATCTGAATATTACAATGCGTGGCGCTTTCGGTTTCCAAATAATAAATGCCGCCCGTATGAACTATGAAAATACGAAAAACAGTAGGATGGAGAACAGATTAAAATCTGTAACGGATAAAGTATTTGGAAAAACACAACTAAGTACAGCCGTTGAACCGGAATTCAATAGCTACTATGTAGAAGATGGGGATTATTGGAAAATAGATAATATTACACTAGGCTACACCTTCAACAATGTAGGCAAATATATCAAGTCGCTCCGTGTCTATGGTTCTGTACTGAACGCACTTACTATAACCGGATACAAAGGGATAGACCCAGAATTGGAAATCAATGGATTATCTCCGGGCTATGACAGCAGGGACAGGTATCCTACAGTTCGCTCATTCACACTTGGTGTAGGTGTTAAATTCTAA
- a CDS encoding RagB/SusD family nutrient uptake outer membrane protein: MKTKILSFGLCAIFILLNITSCTDLKDDSYGSIPSDRYKPTTEEEIGYLVNAAYVSWRETMLLWNGVVRSQELSADQDVLPGRDGIGWVDGYIYKRWHQHTWTSEDDGPYQGWARTYTGINTCNRLLSQIDDGAIAVSGETKDALIAELKVLRASYYYILVDLFGNIPIVTDYKDVSLPQQSTRLQVYNFIIDELTDNVDLLSETPRGALYGRMNKWVGYTILAKMYLNAEVWSGTAEWQNCIDACDKVIEYANKSKEYALESEQKNIFVTKNENSKEIIFGLPFDEIYVTDWNAFDFHLYTLAPENQTTYGFTARPWGGVCAAPQFIDSFDPDDIRLTENYISGPQYTSLAGTEPLERSDGKGQLVYIKSVPSIDNSDMADGYRWGKFEYAEGSTNRLSNDWPQFRYADILMMKAEALMRSNQSGAGALVTQVRERAFRNTDPAKATVTDAELKLGSVYDYGRRDVYSTTSEGGSDIQYGRFLDELGWEFAQEGRRRQDMIRFGVFSTKSWFSHDATNNKNRDLYPIPNSILLTNSNLKQNPGY; encoded by the coding sequence ATGAAAACAAAAATATTATCATTCGGACTTTGTGCCATTTTTATATTGCTTAATATCACTTCTTGTACCGACCTGAAGGATGATAGCTACGGCTCGATCCCATCCGACAGGTATAAACCTACCACAGAAGAAGAAATAGGTTATCTGGTCAATGCTGCTTATGTGTCGTGGCGCGAAACGATGCTGCTTTGGAATGGCGTTGTCCGTTCACAGGAACTTAGTGCCGATCAGGATGTTTTACCGGGACGTGACGGTATAGGTTGGGTCGACGGATACATTTATAAAAGATGGCACCAGCATACCTGGACATCCGAAGACGATGGCCCCTATCAAGGATGGGCGCGTACATATACGGGTATCAATACCTGTAACCGCCTGTTGTCTCAGATCGATGATGGAGCAATCGCAGTATCGGGAGAAACAAAAGATGCTCTTATTGCCGAACTCAAAGTCTTACGTGCTTCATACTACTACATTCTGGTCGATTTGTTTGGAAATATTCCTATCGTTACCGACTATAAAGATGTATCGCTTCCTCAGCAATCAACACGGTTGCAGGTATATAATTTCATTATAGATGAATTGACTGACAATGTCGACCTGCTTTCCGAAACACCCAGAGGGGCTCTTTACGGACGTATGAATAAGTGGGTAGGTTATACCATATTGGCAAAAATGTATCTGAATGCAGAGGTATGGAGCGGTACAGCCGAATGGCAAAACTGTATCGATGCATGTGATAAGGTGATTGAGTATGCAAATAAATCAAAAGAATATGCCTTGGAAAGCGAGCAGAAAAATATCTTTGTAACAAAAAATGAGAACTCCAAAGAGATCATATTCGGACTTCCTTTCGATGAAATTTATGTGACAGACTGGAATGCTTTCGACTTCCACCTGTATACGTTAGCTCCTGAAAATCAAACCACTTACGGTTTCACAGCCAGACCTTGGGGTGGTGTTTGTGCGGCTCCTCAATTTATAGATTCTTTCGATCCTGATGATATACGGTTGACTGAAAATTACATTTCAGGTCCTCAATATACATCACTGGCAGGTACCGAACCACTGGAACGTAGTGATGGCAAAGGGCAACTTGTTTATATAAAATCGGTTCCTTCGATCGACAACTCGGATATGGCCGATGGATACAGATGGGGAAAATTTGAGTATGCAGAGGGGTCTACCAACCGCTTAAGCAATGATTGGCCTCAGTTCCGGTATGCAGATATACTGATGATGAAAGCAGAAGCTCTGATGAGATCAAATCAGTCGGGAGCAGGCGCACTTGTAACGCAAGTAAGAGAAAGAGCATTCAGGAATACCGATCCGGCAAAAGCGACTGTTACCGATGCAGAACTGAAACTGGGAAGCGTTTATGACTATGGTCGCCGCGATGTGTACAGCACTACCAGCGAAGGAGGAAGCGATATCCAATATGGCCGTTTCCTCGACGAATTAGGATGGGAGTTTGCACAGGAAGGTCGCCGTCGTCAGGATATGATCAGATTCGGGGTCTTCTCTACCAAATCATGGTTTTCGCACGATGCAACAAATAATAAGAATCGGGACTTGTACCCGATACCAAATTCTATATTACTCACCAACAGTAATTTAAAACAGAATCCGGGATATTAA
- a CDS encoding FecR family protein, whose translation MREKDLDIEKIIDRYLTNKFSRQDFIDLMVSISHEKGMSEFQRKFGEEWEKSMEQNDEADVQERSKLYNEASNIIVSSKRHETPISSRFRIKIGYIRYAASLAVIIAVSVSMYLFINKDREQADTKMCNISIPAGEKKEIKLPDESDIYINSASTLKYPETFGKEQRLVELAGEAFFKITPDKERPFIINTGQISIKVLGTSFNVRSYDEDEWIGVTVSTGIVSVSIFDENSSIQLTPSEELWINKKNHYFQKSKKDVLHASSWRDGYLYFDRAPIKDVINTLNRKYAVNIVLERPGEEYTITGEHDNKSLQSVLESICFITKLKQKKNGNNIILF comes from the coding sequence ATGCGCGAGAAAGACCTGGATATAGAAAAAATTATAGATCGTTACCTGACTAACAAGTTTTCGAGACAGGACTTTATCGATTTAATGGTAAGTATATCCCATGAGAAGGGAATGTCGGAGTTTCAACGTAAGTTTGGCGAAGAATGGGAAAAAAGTATGGAGCAAAACGATGAAGCTGATGTACAGGAAAGATCGAAATTATATAATGAAGCTTCAAATATTATAGTAAGCTCGAAAAGGCACGAAACTCCCATTTCCTCCCGCTTCAGAATTAAAATAGGCTATATTCGCTACGCAGCTTCACTTGCGGTAATCATAGCAGTCTCAGTTTCAATGTACCTTTTTATAAATAAAGACAGAGAACAGGCAGACACCAAAATGTGCAATATCTCCATACCGGCCGGAGAAAAAAAAGAGATAAAATTACCTGATGAGTCTGATATATACATTAATTCTGCCAGCACTCTTAAATATCCCGAAACTTTTGGAAAGGAACAACGTCTTGTGGAACTTGCCGGAGAGGCCTTTTTTAAGATTACACCAGATAAAGAGAGGCCTTTTATCATAAATACAGGCCAGATTTCCATAAAAGTTCTTGGGACATCCTTCAATGTAAGAAGCTACGACGAGGACGAATGGATAGGCGTTACAGTATCTACAGGAATCGTATCAGTCAGTATTTTTGATGAAAACAGTTCTATACAATTGACTCCGAGCGAAGAATTATGGATAAATAAGAAAAACCATTATTTTCAGAAAAGCAAAAAAGATGTATTGCATGCCTCTTCGTGGAGAGACGGATACCTATACTTTGACAGAGCTCCTATCAAAGATGTAATTAATACACTCAACAGAAAGTATGCGGTAAATATTGTACTGGAAAGACCCGGAGAGGAATATACTATAACTGGTGAACACGATAATAAAAGTCTGCAATCAGTCTTGGAATCTATCTGTTTTATAACGAAACTAAAACAAAAAAAGAATGGAAATAATATAATTCTTTTTTAA
- a CDS encoding alpha-L-arabinofuranosidase C-terminal domain-containing protein, with product MKKRLLLTALVLVSSFSAFSQQKDVSIRIYPERGKQTISKHIYGHFAEHLGTCIYGGLWVGEDSKIPNTKGYRTDVLNALKNLQIPNLRWPGGCFADEYHWMDGIGPKENRPKMVNNNWGGVVEDNSFGTHEFLNLCELLECEPYISGNVGSGTVEELAKWVEYMTSDGDSPMANLRRKNGRDKAWKVKYLGVGNESWGCGGDMLPDYYADLYRRYAVYCRNFDENKLFKIASGASDYDYNWTDVLMKKAGKKMHGLSLHYYTVTGWSGSKGSATKFTPDDYYWTMGKCLEIEEVIQKHMTIMDKYDKDKKVGLMVDEWGTWWDVEPETNPGFLYQQNTMRDAFVAALSLNVFNKYGDRIQMANIAQVVNVLQSMILTKDDKMTLTPTYHVFDMYRVHQDATYLPMDIISETKEIRGRNVALVNASASQKDGLTHITLANIDLNAEQNVNIDFSNTKINSVKGRILTSKNIDDHNTFENPDLVKPQTFTGAKIENGKLNIKLPAKSIVVLEIK from the coding sequence ATGAAAAAAAGACTTTTACTTACTGCTTTAGTTTTAGTTAGCTCCTTTTCAGCTTTCTCGCAGCAAAAGGATGTATCTATCCGCATTTATCCCGAAAGAGGTAAGCAAACTATCAGTAAGCACATATACGGACATTTTGCCGAACATCTCGGCACATGCATCTATGGCGGCTTATGGGTGGGAGAAGATTCAAAAATACCCAACACAAAGGGTTATCGTACCGATGTACTCAATGCACTGAAAAATCTCCAGATACCAAACCTGCGTTGGCCGGGCGGATGCTTTGCCGATGAATATCACTGGATGGATGGCATAGGCCCAAAAGAGAACCGTCCGAAGATGGTTAATAACAACTGGGGCGGAGTGGTAGAAGACAACAGCTTTGGAACACACGAATTTCTCAATCTGTGTGAATTACTCGAATGCGAACCGTATATCAGTGGAAATGTAGGAAGCGGCACCGTAGAAGAACTTGCAAAATGGGTAGAATACATGACCTCGGACGGAGATAGCCCGATGGCAAACCTACGCCGCAAGAATGGACGCGACAAGGCATGGAAAGTGAAATATCTGGGAGTGGGTAATGAAAGCTGGGGTTGCGGAGGCGACATGCTGCCCGACTATTATGCAGACCTCTATCGTCGTTATGCCGTTTACTGCCGTAATTTTGACGAAAACAAACTCTTCAAAATAGCCAGTGGAGCAAGCGATTACGACTACAACTGGACAGACGTGCTGATGAAAAAAGCCGGAAAGAAAATGCACGGACTTTCGCTTCATTACTACACCGTTACAGGATGGAGTGGCAGCAAAGGTTCAGCAACGAAATTCACGCCGGACGATTATTATTGGACAATGGGAAAATGCCTTGAAATAGAAGAAGTGATTCAAAAGCATATGACCATTATGGATAAATACGACAAGGACAAGAAAGTAGGCCTTATGGTAGACGAATGGGGTACATGGTGGGATGTGGAGCCGGAGACTAATCCGGGATTCCTGTACCAACAAAATACCATGCGCGATGCATTTGTTGCCGCCCTGTCATTGAACGTCTTCAACAAGTACGGCGACCGCATTCAGATGGCCAATATAGCACAGGTGGTCAATGTACTTCAATCTATGATATTGACCAAAGACGATAAGATGACACTGACACCGACCTACCATGTCTTCGATATGTATCGTGTGCATCAGGATGCCACTTATCTGCCGATGGATATTATCTCGGAAACGAAAGAGATAAGAGGCCGCAATGTAGCCTTGGTAAATGCTTCAGCTTCTCAGAAAGACGGATTGACGCATATTACGCTGGCAAATATAGACCTGAATGCTGAGCAGAACGTAAATATAGATTTCTCCAACACGAAGATAAACAGTGTAAAAGGAAGAATTCTGACTTCGAAAAACATTGACGATCACAATACTTTCGAAAATCCTGACTTAGTAAAACCTCAAACCTTCACAGGTGCTAAAATAGAAAATGGCAAGCTGAATATAAAACTACCTGCCAAATCGATCGTTGTCCTCGAAATAAAGTAG